A single region of the Candidatus Manganitrophaceae bacterium genome encodes:
- a CDS encoding menaquinone biosynthesis decarboxylase: MPYYDLREFMEMLEKRGLLVRVKAEVDAKLEITEIYNRLLAKQGPAVLFERVKGYSMPVLINLYGTIERVALGLDTDEAGLLEIGEFLAFLQHPEPPKGFIDAVKHLPFYGRILHLSPKRVGRAPCQEVVWEGDQVDLDRIPILHCWPDDAGPQVTWPLVITKPPSGDEGKYNIGIYRMQKIDKRTTIMRWLAHRGGAKHWRQWMALGKTMPVAVALGCDPAMTIAAVTPVPDQIGEFHFAGLLRKKPVELVRCRTVDLEVPATSEIVIEGEIHPGEMTDEGPHGDHTGFYNSVEPFPIFRIKCITHRRDPIYLTTTTGRPPREDAVVGLALNRVFLPLLRQNFSEIVDFHLPMEACSYRIAVISMKKEYPGHAKRVMMGIWGFLKQFLYVKYIIVVDSDINVRKWEDVIWAISTQVDPARDTFTIENTPIDYLDFASPESGLGSKMGIDATTKIPPETHREWGKRIVMDSKVVERIDRIWNDLGIDR; this comes from the coding sequence ATGCCATATTACGATTTGCGCGAGTTCATGGAGATGCTCGAGAAAAGGGGGCTGCTCGTTCGGGTGAAGGCAGAGGTCGATGCCAAGCTCGAAATCACCGAGATCTACAATCGCCTCCTGGCGAAGCAGGGTCCCGCCGTCCTCTTCGAACGGGTCAAAGGATATTCCATGCCGGTCTTGATCAACCTCTATGGAACGATCGAGCGGGTCGCCTTGGGGCTCGATACCGATGAAGCCGGGTTGTTGGAAATCGGCGAGTTCCTCGCCTTCTTACAACACCCGGAACCGCCGAAAGGATTCATCGACGCCGTCAAACATCTCCCCTTCTATGGACGGATTCTGCATCTCTCTCCCAAGCGGGTCGGACGGGCCCCTTGTCAGGAGGTTGTCTGGGAAGGAGACCAGGTCGATCTCGACCGCATTCCGATCCTTCACTGCTGGCCCGACGACGCCGGACCGCAGGTCACCTGGCCTTTGGTGATCACCAAGCCGCCGTCCGGCGATGAGGGAAAATACAATATCGGAATTTATCGGATGCAGAAGATCGATAAGCGGACGACGATCATGCGCTGGCTCGCCCACCGGGGCGGCGCCAAGCACTGGCGGCAATGGATGGCGCTGGGGAAGACGATGCCGGTCGCGGTTGCGCTCGGCTGCGATCCGGCGATGACGATCGCCGCCGTCACCCCCGTCCCCGATCAGATCGGCGAATTCCACTTCGCGGGGCTTCTCCGCAAAAAGCCAGTCGAGCTCGTCCGCTGTCGGACGGTCGACCTCGAGGTGCCGGCGACCAGCGAGATCGTCATTGAAGGAGAGATCCACCCCGGCGAAATGACAGACGAAGGCCCGCACGGCGACCATACCGGCTTTTACAATTCGGTCGAGCCGTTTCCGATCTTTCGCATCAAATGCATCACCCATCGGCGCGACCCGATCTATCTCACCACGACGACCGGCCGGCCGCCCCGGGAAGACGCCGTCGTCGGCCTGGCGCTCAACCGGGTCTTCCTCCCCTTGTTGCGGCAAAATTTCTCCGAAATCGTCGATTTTCACCTGCCGATGGAGGCCTGCTCCTACCGGATCGCGGTCATATCGATGAAGAAAGAGTACCCAGGGCATGCCAAGCGGGTGATGATGGGTATCTGGGGCTTCCTAAAACAATTTCTTTATGTTAAATACATTATTGTGGTTGACTCTGATATTAACGTCCGAAAGTGGGAGGATGTCATCTGGGCGATCTCAACGCAGGTCGATCCGGCGCGCGATACCTTCACGATTGAAAATACGCCGATCGATTACCTCGATTTCGCCTCACCCGAATCGGGACTCGGCTCCAAAATGGGGATCGACGCCACCACGAAGATTCCCCCCGAGACGCATCGAGA
- the ubiA gene encoding 4-hydroxybenzoate octaprenyltransferase: protein MKNLWQKRKEISNLIRLDKQYGTLLLLFPTLWSLFVASEGKPTPLHLVIFVFGSFMMRSAGCVMNDMADRKFDAQVERTKDRPLARNGLTLVEAMTVLFVLLALSFFLVLLLNPLTILLSFAALLTAALYPFAKRYTYLPQIVLGVAFSWGVILAWTAVRNELAATPFLILLANLFWATGYDTVYALMDRDDDLRIGVKSTAVLFGARSWIAIGIFYALVILFLSLAGRTLRMEPVYYIALTGAALLFSTQAVLLRGAPSRAALFTIFRSHVWIGLIILAGIVLNYHFRSSLNKGG from the coding sequence ATGAAAAATCTCTGGCAAAAGCGAAAAGAGATTTCGAACCTCATCCGGCTCGACAAGCAGTACGGCACCCTGCTCCTCCTCTTTCCGACCCTCTGGTCGCTCTTTGTCGCCTCCGAGGGAAAGCCGACCCCCCTTCATCTCGTCATTTTCGTCTTCGGCTCTTTTATGATGCGGAGCGCCGGCTGTGTAATGAACGACATGGCCGACCGAAAATTCGACGCGCAGGTCGAGCGGACGAAGGATCGGCCGCTGGCCCGAAACGGCCTGACACTGGTAGAAGCGATGACCGTCCTTTTTGTTCTATTGGCCCTCTCTTTCTTTTTGGTTCTCTTGCTCAACCCGCTGACGATCCTCCTGAGCTTCGCCGCGCTGCTGACGGCGGCCCTCTATCCCTTCGCAAAGCGATATACCTATCTGCCGCAAATTGTCTTGGGGGTCGCATTCAGCTGGGGGGTGATCCTGGCCTGGACGGCGGTCCGAAACGAGCTGGCGGCCACCCCCTTTTTGATACTGCTCGCCAACCTTTTCTGGGCGACCGGTTACGATACGGTCTACGCCTTGATGGATCGGGACGACGACCTCCGGATCGGCGTGAAGTCCACCGCCGTCCTCTTCGGCGCGCGAAGCTGGATCGCGATCGGAATTTTCTATGCCTTGGTCATTCTCTTTCTGAGCCTCGCCGGAAGAACGCTCCGGATGGAGCCGGTCTATTACATCGCCCTGACCGGGGCGGCCCTCTTGTTTTCAACGCAGGCGGTCCTCCTTCGCGGAGCGCCGTCGCGAGCCGCCCTCTTTACGATTTTCCGATCGCACGTCTGGATTGGATTGATTATTCTGGCGGGAATTGTATTAAATTATCATTTTAGAAGTTCGCTCAATAAGGGAGGTTAG
- a CDS encoding SUMF1/EgtB/PvdO family nonheme iron enzyme: MAWIPPGEFIFGSDEEDESGEAMQLGFPRPWFEDEHPRQKLSLPGFHIDRQEVTQGEYARFVQAADHPPPDDWPGGRFEREKERHPVTHVDWYDANDYCRWAGKRLPTEAEWEKAARGTDGRRYPWGESFDPSRANLSAGPDANQTARPVGSFPSGKSPYGIDDLIGNVWEWTDSWYLPYPGSTLKGKDFGMKSRVVRGLSFLGLGHYPKGAYQRVLEVYARASARAYDPPGEKLDDLGFRCAK, from the coding sequence ATGGCATGGATTCCGCCGGGCGAATTCATTTTCGGCTCGGATGAAGAGGACGAAAGCGGTGAAGCGATGCAGTTGGGATTTCCCCGGCCCTGGTTTGAAGACGAACATCCCCGGCAGAAGCTATCCCTTCCCGGTTTCCACATCGACCGGCAGGAGGTCACACAGGGGGAATACGCGCGGTTCGTCCAGGCGGCCGACCACCCCCCTCCCGACGACTGGCCTGGAGGACGCTTTGAAAGGGAAAAAGAGCGGCATCCCGTCACCCATGTCGACTGGTACGACGCAAACGACTACTGCCGCTGGGCCGGGAAGCGGCTGCCGACCGAAGCGGAGTGGGAGAAAGCGGCGCGCGGCACCGACGGCCGCCGCTATCCCTGGGGGGAATCATTCGATCCCAGCCGCGCCAATCTCTCCGCAGGTCCCGACGCCAACCAGACCGCCCGGCCGGTCGGAAGCTTTCCTTCCGGGAAGAGCCCCTACGGCATCGATGACCTGATCGGCAACGTTTGGGAGTGGACCGACAGCTGGTACCTTCCCTATCCGGGAAGCACCCTGAAGGGAAAAGACTTCGGAATGAAATCCCGTGTTGTTCGCGGGCTCTCTTTTCTCGGGTTGGGGCACTACCCGAAGGGGGCCTATCAGCGGGTCTTGGAAGTGTACGCCCGTGCGTCGGCCCGGGCCTATGACCCCCCGGGAGAAAAATTGGACGACCTCGGTTTTCGATGTGCGAAGTAA
- a CDS encoding DUF98 domain-containing protein, with the protein MKNKWMNREEFRTHCRSHSVDPLLRLLLTSDGTLIQHLESLLLGPIGITVEAQREVSIDTEPAASMGVPAGEKGIERTVWLTSRAPSKASASGAEIGESVSPGKGERKIFAVSLFPLSKLKPDLSQEILLGLKPIGRILEMQRLPTRRDQLEISQLALPEVAEGFGLPRNELLWARRYRLNISDQVLGVLSEVFSPSLSSF; encoded by the coding sequence ATGAAAAATAAATGGATGAATCGGGAGGAATTTCGAACGCATTGTCGATCGCACTCCGTCGATCCGCTCCTTCGTCTTCTCCTCACGTCGGATGGAACGCTGATTCAGCATCTCGAGTCGCTTTTGCTCGGACCGATCGGAATCACGGTCGAAGCGCAGCGAGAAGTATCGATCGACACCGAGCCGGCCGCATCGATGGGGGTTCCGGCCGGTGAAAAAGGGATCGAGCGGACGGTTTGGTTAACATCGCGGGCGCCGTCAAAAGCGTCGGCCTCCGGCGCTGAGATCGGCGAATCGGTCTCCCCTGGAAAGGGTGAGCGGAAAATATTCGCGGTCTCCCTGTTCCCCCTCTCTAAATTGAAGCCCGACCTGTCTCAGGAAATCTTGCTCGGCCTAAAACCGATCGGTCGAATCCTCGAGATGCAGCGCCTTCCGACACGCCGGGATCAATTGGAAATCTCGCAGCTTGCCCTTCCCGAAGTCGCCGAAGGATTCGGGCTGCCGCGAAATGAGTTATTGTGGGCAAGACGTTACCGACTAAATATTTCCGACCAGGTCCTGGGGGTCCTCTCCGAGGTCTTCTCACCCTCGCTCTCTTCTTTTTAG
- a CDS encoding HEAT repeat domain-containing protein — MDNPVDTRMADEEIDDEGALDKEELKSVKEIIQSLTKTSKTVQIYLPNNQIHQKFISELFDRLSQHLSTFGMLRLRIKQFELLWAGQPVYENANRLESLAFKLFIDGLRELSFHPGIEKEEVILFLEVIGNRGGEETKDDDVVTLLWERHLVHIKYLVVDDLQGDFQAEECKEMQTVAPSPDRLKEVFIQEAAPVSPRMVLSAPKGVEIPSLHIFRLTEEEIRKIKGEVQEEEDLDVVAELEGILFDILRIERDPVLFAEILGIIDQIFEGLLIKGDFRHAQTILEFFEEMRDPSKGLSPVLIEQIEKAKIEAVSSKKVMTLEGMLDECEPERLEAFYSFLLLFDPQAVPPLVELLGTLNKMKPRRVLCEALIKIGAGQVDFLISKLEDDRWYLVRNLIYILGKIGDRRVLKSFPRLIHHKDAKIRKELLHVLETIEDPKTTDLLLKMVADPELSNRLFAVRALAKRKARPALEPLIGMLSSKEFEVKELQEKKEIFDAVARIGGDEVVPRVQRFLKTGWSLFKNAHVEEMGLCAASALQRIGTPPAVEALREGSVSKSKVIRDACIKSLGLLGDGKR; from the coding sequence ATGGATAATCCAGTTGATACGCGCATGGCCGATGAGGAAATCGATGACGAGGGAGCGCTCGACAAAGAGGAGCTCAAATCGGTCAAAGAAATTATTCAATCTCTGACCAAGACGTCTAAGACCGTTCAAATATACCTTCCGAATAATCAAATCCATCAAAAATTCATCAGTGAATTGTTCGACCGGCTCAGCCAGCATCTCTCCACCTTCGGGATGCTCCGATTGCGCATCAAGCAGTTTGAGCTGCTCTGGGCGGGGCAGCCGGTCTACGAAAACGCAAACCGCTTGGAGAGCCTTGCCTTTAAACTCTTTATCGACGGGTTGAGAGAGCTGTCATTCCACCCCGGGATTGAGAAAGAGGAGGTGATCCTCTTCCTGGAGGTGATCGGAAACCGGGGAGGAGAGGAGACCAAAGACGATGATGTGGTGACCCTCCTTTGGGAAAGACATCTTGTCCATATAAAGTATTTGGTCGTCGACGACCTTCAGGGGGATTTTCAGGCGGAGGAGTGCAAGGAAATGCAAACGGTCGCTCCGAGCCCGGATCGGCTAAAGGAGGTCTTTATCCAGGAGGCCGCCCCCGTTTCTCCACGGATGGTTTTAAGTGCTCCGAAGGGGGTTGAGATCCCCTCGCTCCACATCTTCCGACTGACGGAGGAAGAGATCCGGAAGATCAAAGGAGAAGTGCAGGAGGAAGAAGATCTCGATGTGGTGGCGGAACTGGAAGGAATCCTCTTCGACATTTTGCGGATTGAGCGGGATCCGGTTCTTTTCGCCGAGATCCTTGGGATCATCGACCAGATCTTCGAGGGACTTCTGATAAAGGGGGACTTTCGCCATGCCCAGACGATCCTGGAGTTCTTTGAGGAGATGAGGGATCCGTCGAAGGGTCTTTCCCCGGTGTTGATCGAGCAGATTGAGAAAGCAAAAATCGAGGCGGTGAGCTCGAAAAAAGTAATGACGCTTGAGGGGATGCTCGATGAATGTGAGCCGGAGCGTCTGGAGGCGTTTTATTCCTTTCTCCTCCTTTTCGATCCGCAGGCGGTCCCTCCTCTGGTGGAGCTCTTGGGAACGCTCAATAAAATGAAGCCGCGGCGGGTCCTTTGTGAAGCGCTCATTAAGATCGGTGCAGGACAAGTCGATTTCCTCATCTCAAAATTGGAGGATGATCGCTGGTACCTGGTGCGCAACCTGATCTATATTTTGGGAAAAATCGGCGACCGGCGGGTGCTCAAAAGCTTTCCACGGCTGATCCATCACAAAGATGCAAAAATCAGGAAGGAGCTGCTCCACGTTCTCGAGACAATTGAAGATCCGAAGACCACCGACCTCTTGCTGAAGATGGTGGCCGACCCCGAGCTCTCAAACCGGCTCTTTGCCGTTCGCGCGCTGGCGAAGCGAAAAGCCCGACCGGCGCTGGAGCCCCTGATCGGCATGCTCTCCTCCAAAGAATTCGAAGTCAAAGAGCTTCAGGAAAAAAAAGAGATCTTTGACGCCGTTGCCCGTATCGGCGGCGATGAAGTGGTTCCACGCGTGCAGCGGTTTTTGAAAACAGGATGGAGCTTATTTAAAAATGCGCATGTCGAAGAGATGGGGCTTTGCGCGGCCTCTGCGTTACAACGAATCGGAACCCCGCCGGCGGTGGAAGCGCTTCGAGAGGGGAGTGTCTCAAAAAGCAAGGTGATCCGGGATGCTTGCATCAAATCCCTCGGTCTGTTGGGGGACGGAAAGAGATGA
- a CDS encoding HD-GYP domain-containing protein: MRTYDEERAQLGKHLINQLAILIKTSQIHDAGNIALKQPAENFCKTLDDLFVDDPEVSLNLEGDTLYLGDMKLKLDIDVFTNFMLISEEMKKREVGGMVFSRGIGEGEIRKFSSLFSCLDPRLPDPFERLQKEMERASLQNPQILLWEEKEENEELKEQSEDLFKDNKELAKKTYFNTVTAVGEVMDSVKLRQAVSLKRAKRVVQSMVDLLLQEDSTLLGLTTLRSHDEYTYNHSVNVCILALAIGQRLGYSKKRLCELGMAGLFHDLGKFGIPLDVLNKPSDFTEEEWKIMRRHPIFSVKELVRLKGVNDMAIRVMIGAFEHHLNYDLSGYPKLATKRNLSLIGRIICIVDCYDALTSSRVYNRVPFAPDKALRFMLSKSGKAFDPILMKLFVNAIGVYPIGTLVLLNTREVGVVYSSNPNPERGDRPKIKRVIDASGNETEGEIIDLCEQDENGHFKYEIVKMIDATQYKIDVARYFV; the protein is encoded by the coding sequence GTGCGGACATATGACGAAGAGCGCGCCCAGCTGGGGAAGCATTTGATCAATCAGCTGGCCATTTTAATTAAAACTTCTCAGATCCATGATGCCGGGAACATTGCTCTGAAACAGCCGGCCGAAAATTTTTGTAAAACATTAGACGATCTTTTTGTCGACGACCCGGAGGTCTCTCTCAACCTTGAAGGGGATACCCTCTACCTGGGCGACATGAAGCTGAAGCTCGATATTGACGTTTTCACCAATTTCATGTTGATCAGTGAAGAGATGAAGAAACGGGAAGTAGGGGGAATGGTTTTCTCACGGGGAATCGGCGAGGGGGAGATTCGAAAGTTTTCCTCGCTCTTTTCCTGCCTCGACCCACGGCTTCCCGACCCGTTTGAGCGCTTGCAGAAGGAGATGGAGCGTGCCTCGCTTCAGAATCCTCAAATCCTCCTCTGGGAGGAGAAAGAGGAGAACGAAGAACTTAAAGAACAAAGTGAGGATCTCTTCAAGGACAATAAAGAGCTGGCGAAAAAGACCTATTTTAATACGGTGACGGCGGTCGGCGAGGTGATGGACAGTGTCAAGCTCCGCCAAGCGGTCAGCCTCAAGCGGGCCAAGCGGGTGGTTCAATCGATGGTTGATCTGCTTTTGCAGGAAGATTCGACCTTGTTGGGATTGACGACATTAAGAAGCCACGATGAATATACGTATAACCACTCGGTAAACGTTTGCATCCTGGCGCTGGCGATTGGGCAGCGGCTTGGATACAGCAAAAAACGGCTCTGTGAACTGGGAATGGCGGGCCTTTTTCATGACCTCGGAAAATTCGGCATCCCCCTCGATGTCTTAAACAAGCCGAGCGACTTCACCGAAGAAGAGTGGAAAATCATGCGACGTCATCCGATCTTTTCCGTCAAAGAGTTGGTCCGGCTAAAAGGGGTGAATGATATGGCGATCCGCGTGATGATCGGCGCCTTCGAACATCACCTCAATTACGACCTCTCCGGCTACCCGAAGCTGGCGACCAAGCGAAACTTAAGCCTCATCGGCCGGATCATCTGTATCGTCGATTGTTACGATGCGCTCACCTCCTCACGGGTCTATAATCGGGTGCCGTTCGCTCCCGATAAAGCACTCCGGTTTATGCTGAGCAAGAGCGGAAAGGCGTTCGATCCGATTTTGATGAAGCTTTTCGTGAATGCCATCGGGGTTTATCCAATCGGAACGCTGGTTCTCCTGAATACCCGCGAGGTGGGGGTGGTCTATTCCTCCAATCCCAATCCGGAGCGGGGCGATCGCCCCAAGATCAAGCGGGTGATTGACGCCTCCGGGAACGAGACGGAGGGTGAAATAATTGATCTCTGTGAACAAGATGAGAACGGCCATTTTAAGTATGAGATTGTAAAGATGATCGATGCGACCCAGTATAAAATCGACGTTGCAAGATACTTCGTCTAA
- the recJ gene encoding single-stranded-DNA-specific exonuclease RecJ — protein MIELIRENTPIWRERAADSADSKEVMRLSEELLISPLAARLLVGRGLRSLFDAKRFLSPSTDLLYDPFLFDGMEPAVSRILSAIERGEKVLIYGDYDVDGITGTALLVELFRLLGYPAAYYIPDRFSEGYGLHVAALQQAASDGMSLVITSDCGSTAHAEIAEASRLGIDVIVTDHHRIEGVPPPAAAILNPYAPQERPYPFDGLSSVGVGFKLAEAVFKRCGLSALALRPLLDLVALGTVADVAPLVGENRYFVKEGLEVIREGRRPGIAALFEKGGDAPGSATERTLAYALVPRLNAAGRLYHAKEAVALLTAASPETALVQAERLDHYNQERQEIEAKIWKEADRQVRERQDLDREPVLVLSSEEWHPGVVGIIASRLVERYQRPAIVIALSPEGIGRGSGRSIGGIDLFQAVSSCRRWLNKFGGHAGAVGLTIQKEQIDPFREALSDLLPQCAVVETAKRPLIDAEIDLERLTFRLMQEIAPLAPFGPGHPAPVFLVRGVLLISLRREPDRSVYFKVRNQKGWTLDVVAPRHLTFDWDACNEGAKVDLVFTPEQSRWQGEARIFLRLKEIYRQTEGDDPRKEGC, from the coding sequence ATGATTGAATTAATTAGGGAAAATACACCAATTTGGAGAGAGCGGGCGGCTGATTCGGCTGATTCGAAAGAAGTCATGCGTCTTTCCGAGGAGCTTTTGATCTCTCCCCTGGCTGCCCGGCTGTTGGTGGGGCGGGGGCTCCGCTCTTTGTTCGATGCAAAGCGATTTCTGTCGCCTTCCACAGATCTGCTTTACGATCCCTTTCTCTTCGATGGGATGGAGCCGGCCGTTTCCCGGATCTTGTCGGCCATCGAGCGGGGCGAAAAAGTTCTGATCTATGGTGACTATGATGTAGACGGCATCACCGGCACCGCCCTTTTGGTTGAACTCTTTCGACTGCTCGGTTATCCGGCGGCCTACTATATCCCGGACCGGTTCAGCGAAGGATATGGTCTGCATGTCGCCGCATTGCAGCAGGCCGCTTCCGACGGAATGTCGCTTGTGATTACCTCGGACTGTGGAAGCACGGCGCATGCCGAAATTGCCGAGGCTTCCCGTCTTGGGATCGACGTCATCGTCACCGATCACCATCGAATCGAGGGGGTGCCCCCGCCGGCGGCCGCTATTTTGAATCCTTACGCCCCGCAGGAGCGGCCTTATCCGTTCGATGGGCTCTCCTCGGTCGGTGTCGGCTTTAAATTGGCGGAGGCGGTGTTTAAACGCTGCGGCCTCTCGGCATTGGCACTCCGTCCGCTCCTCGATCTGGTGGCACTGGGAACGGTGGCCGATGTCGCCCCCCTCGTCGGCGAAAATCGCTATTTTGTCAAAGAAGGGTTGGAGGTGATCCGGGAGGGAAGACGGCCTGGCATTGCTGCGCTCTTTGAAAAAGGAGGCGATGCGCCCGGTTCCGCAACGGAGCGGACCTTGGCCTATGCCTTGGTCCCGCGGCTCAATGCGGCCGGCCGGCTCTACCATGCCAAGGAAGCGGTGGCGTTGCTGACCGCGGCGTCGCCCGAGACCGCGCTCGTTCAGGCGGAGCGCCTTGATCATTACAATCAAGAGCGGCAGGAGATCGAAGCGAAGATCTGGAAAGAAGCCGATCGGCAGGTCAGGGAGCGCCAGGATCTCGACCGGGAACCGGTCCTGGTCCTCTCCTCAGAGGAATGGCATCCGGGTGTGGTGGGAATCATCGCGTCTCGTCTGGTCGAGCGGTATCAAAGACCGGCCATCGTCATTGCATTGTCGCCGGAGGGGATCGGCCGCGGTTCAGGACGCTCCATCGGAGGGATCGATCTATTTCAAGCCGTTTCCTCTTGTCGCCGCTGGCTGAATAAGTTCGGTGGGCATGCCGGAGCGGTCGGTTTGACGATTCAAAAAGAGCAGATTGATCCGTTCCGGGAAGCGCTTTCCGATCTGCTCCCGCAATGCGCCGTTGTCGAAACCGCCAAAAGGCCTTTGATCGACGCCGAGATCGATTTGGAGAGGCTCACCTTCCGGTTGATGCAGGAAATAGCGCCGCTGGCGCCGTTCGGACCGGGTCATCCCGCGCCGGTTTTTTTGGTCAGAGGTGTCTTGCTTATTTCATTGCGCCGGGAGCCGGACCGTTCCGTCTATTTTAAAGTCCGCAATCAGAAGGGCTGGACGCTCGACGTTGTGGCGCCTCGTCATCTGACCTTTGATTGGGACGCCTGCAACGAAGGGGCGAAGGTCGATCTGGTCTTCACGCCGGAGCAAAGCCGGTGGCAGGGTGAAGCACGCATTTTTCTAAGATTGAAAGAAATTTACCGGCAGACGGAGGGGGATGATCCCCGTAAGGAAGGATGTTGA
- a CDS encoding bifunctional (p)ppGpp synthetase/guanosine-3',5'-bis(diphosphate) 3'-pyrophosphohydrolase: MLSRLIFKEPPAQKLTLDDIVMRIKAYAPQTDVSPLKKAYGFSSRAHEGQRRQSGEPFLQHPLEVAGILTELKLDLPSVVAGLLHDVVEDTFHTKEELRREFGDDIANIVDGVTKIGKIEFRNYQEKQAENFRKMIVSMAEDIRVILIKLADRLHNMRTLDALVEEKRERISQETLEIYAPLANRLGIGWIKSELEDLCLRYLKPDIYSSVVQKVATGREERERYMQSVTDAVLKTLSENRFMGKVTGRYKHIFGIYQKMEKRGIPFDEVYDIMGIRIITDTKMSCYAILGLIHSLWRPVPGRFKDYIAIPKSNLYQSLHTTVVGPEGRHVEFQIRTDEMHRTAEEGIASHWTYKEGGQLNPKDERTFAWLRQLVEWQQELSDTRQFMDSVKTDLFTDVVYIFSPKGDVKELVKGATPIDFAYAIHTEIGNHCVGAKVNGKIVPLRYQLKSGDAVEILTSPTHAPSKDWLKIVKTSKAKAKIKHIIKEEERARSLDIGKKILERELRKENLSPSEVFKSDQILTGLKEQGIRSIEELFVAIGYGKVSAQHVIRPLLPEPKMKEGFKDKLIKKVGLAKSEVKVSGLDDILIHLSKCCNPVPGDQIIGFITRGRGLSIHTVDCPNIDELDYDQDRLVEVDWDKRADATHPVDISVLTQDRPGLLASVSSSISEAGANISQAEIITTEDKKATLHFVIDIIDTRHLEKVLKNVEKVEGVLQARRVRKG, from the coding sequence ATGTTGAGTCGATTGATTTTTAAAGAACCTCCCGCACAAAAGCTGACGTTGGATGACATCGTCATGCGGATCAAGGCCTATGCGCCGCAGACCGACGTTTCTCCGCTGAAGAAGGCGTATGGCTTTTCATCGAGAGCGCACGAAGGACAGCGCCGGCAGTCGGGGGAGCCGTTTCTTCAGCATCCCTTGGAAGTCGCCGGAATTCTGACCGAGCTGAAGCTCGATCTTCCTTCGGTCGTCGCCGGCCTGCTGCACGACGTCGTCGAGGATACGTTTCATACCAAAGAGGAGTTAAGACGCGAGTTCGGAGACGACATCGCCAACATCGTCGACGGGGTCACTAAGATCGGTAAAATTGAATTCAGAAATTATCAAGAAAAGCAGGCCGAGAATTTCCGAAAAATGATCGTCTCGATGGCGGAAGATATTCGGGTGATCTTGATTAAGCTGGCCGATCGGCTCCATAACATGCGGACCCTCGATGCGCTGGTGGAAGAAAAGCGGGAGCGCATCTCACAGGAAACGCTCGAAATTTATGCCCCGTTGGCCAACCGCCTTGGGATCGGTTGGATCAAATCGGAGCTGGAAGATCTCTGTCTGCGCTATCTCAAGCCCGACATCTATAGCTCGGTGGTCCAGAAAGTGGCGACCGGCCGGGAGGAGCGCGAGCGGTACATGCAATCGGTCACAGACGCCGTTTTGAAGACGTTATCGGAAAATCGTTTTATGGGAAAGGTGACCGGGCGCTACAAACATATCTTCGGGATCTATCAGAAGATGGAGAAGCGCGGCATCCCATTCGATGAAGTCTATGACATCATGGGGATTCGGATCATCACCGATACTAAAATGAGCTGTTATGCGATTTTGGGATTGATCCACTCGCTTTGGCGGCCGGTTCCGGGGCGATTTAAAGACTACATTGCCATTCCCAAATCGAACCTCTATCAGTCGCTCCATACCACCGTGGTCGGACCTGAAGGAAGGCATGTCGAATTTCAAATTCGGACGGATGAGATGCATCGAACCGCGGAGGAAGGGATCGCCTCCCACTGGACCTATAAAGAAGGGGGCCAGCTCAATCCGAAAGATGAGCGGACCTTCGCATGGCTGAGACAGCTGGTGGAGTGGCAGCAGGAGCTTTCCGATACGCGGCAGTTTATGGATTCGGTCAAGACCGATCTCTTTACCGACGTTGTTTACATTTTTAGCCCGAAGGGGGATGTGAAGGAGCTGGTGAAGGGGGCGACCCCGATCGATTTTGCCTATGCCATCCACACGGAGATCGGAAATCACTGTGTGGGGGCCAAGGTCAACGGGAAAATCGTCCCGCTTCGGTATCAGCTGAAAAGCGGCGACGCGGTCGAGATCCTCACCTCGCCGACCCATGCGCCGAGCAAAGATTGGCTGAAGATCGTCAAGACCTCCAAGGCCAAGGCGAAAATCAAGCACATCATCAAGGAAGAGGAGCGGGCCCGCAGCCTCGATATCGGAAAAAAGATCTTGGAGCGGGAGCTGAGGAAAGAAAACCTCAGCCCGTCGGAAGTCTTCAAATCGGACCAGATCCTGACCGGCCTGAAAGAGCAGGGGATTCGATCGATCGAGGAGCTCTTCGTGGCCATCGGATATGGCAAGGTCTCCGCGCAGCATGTGATCCGGCCGCTGCTGCCCGAGCCGAAGATGAAGGAAGGGTTCAAGGACAAGCTGATCAAAAAAGTCGGGCTGGCCAAGAGTGAGGTGAAGGTCAGCGGGCTCGATGACATTTTGATCCACCTCTCCAAATGCTGCAACCCTGTTCCGGGTGACCAGATCATCGGCTTCATCACGCGAGGACGGGGTCTCTCGATCCATACCGTCGACTGTCCGAACATCGATGAGCTCGATTACGACCAAGACCGTTTGGTCGAGGTCGATTGGGACAAACGGGCCGACGCCACCCACCCGGTCGATATTTCGGTGTTGACCCAAGACCGCCCCGGCCTGCTTGCCTCGGTCTCTTCCTCCATTTCGGAAGCGGGGGCGAACATCAGTCAGGCGGAGATCATCACCACGGAAGACAAAAAAGCGACCCTCCACTTTGTCATCGATATCATCGATACGAGACATCTGGAGAAGGTTCTAAAAAACGTCGAGAAGGTGGAAGG